The DNA region TCAGTTTGGCCAATGACAACACATTCATCATCAGTTTGAGCGCACACTTCTGCATTGTGGAGATAACCATCAATAACACGAATTCTGTTTGCCGTATTCCCACTATCACTGCTGGAACTACTACCACTATTACAACCTGCAATAGCTCCGGCAATCATTGTTGCTAGAGCAATTTTTTTCAGTTCCATATATTTTCACAAATTCTGAGAGGGGCAAAAACAAAATCTACGGAGTAAGTAAAATCAGTCTGCGACTGCTTTATCTTACACAGTAATCACAGCTGGCATAGCTTACAAAATACAAACAACCAGCCACTTGATACAGATCAATTCCTGAATAGAAATCTGGGAATCTTACTGATAATTCAGACAGTTACACTACCCTAAGCTGCCGTGTAGATGCGATTGTTAGATATTTTGATTTCTGCAATATAAACAGTAAGTTTTCAAATCGTCCTGGTGATCGTTAAAATTTTCTGAAAAGGAAAACGAGCCATTGCTGAAATGGCTCGAAATGAACGACACGGGATCAGTGGAACCGTTCAGAAGAGAGGCGTTCCCACCATTTCAACAGGGTATTGTCCAGCGCATGATGAGCAGCGAGTCCAAGCTTTTCCGGTAAGCCTTTCTTCATGCTGTATGCAACATGGATGATATCTGCGCTATCGACCTGATCATAGATATACTGGTCACTGGTTTTGATTTCATCGACCAGATTTTTATCAATGGCTTTCTGGCCATACCAGATTTCACCGGTTGCCACGTCTTCAATAGTGACCTCATCCCGGGAAGATTTAACAAAATCCTTAAACAGTTCATGGGTATCTTCCATATCCTGTTTGAACTTCTCCCTGCCTTTTTCTGTGTTTTCACCCAGAACGGTTAGTGTGCGTTTGTACTCGCCGGCAGTATGGAGTTCAATATCGACATCGTGCTTTTTGAGAAGCCGGTGGACATTGGGCAGTTGAGCCATTACACCGATGGAGCCAATAACAGCGAACGGGGCAGCCAGAATTTTATCGGCAGTGCATGCCATCATATAGCCACCACTGGCGGCAACTTTATCGACAGCAATGGTCAGCCTGATCCCTTTATCGCGAATACGCTGAAGCTGAGAAGCAGCCAGGCCATAGGAATGGACAAGCCCTCCTCCGCTTTCAAGACGGATCAATACTTCATCTTCGGCTCTGGCAATGCCAAGCACAGCGGTGATTTCTTCACGCAGTGAAGAGGTTGCGCTAGCCTTGATATCCCCATGGAAATCCAGAACAAACAGTCGTGGTTTAGCCACTTCTTCTTTCTGACTGGATTTCTTTTTAGCGGCTTTTTCAGCTTTGGCTTTCTTCTTTTTATCTTTTGCCTGCTGTTTCAGCTGCTCGGCAGTTAGCAGAGAGTGTTCAAGCCCCTCTCTGAGTTCCTTGTAGTGATCGTTCAGCTTATCAATTTCAAGATGTCCCTTTCTGGCCTTTTTGGCCTTTGAGCCAACAGCCGTGACAACCACAATCATAATCACCAGTGCCGCAATCACCGTTAATGCTTTGGCCAGAAACAAACCGTACTCTGCCAGATACTCCAAGTGAGCCTCCATTCAATAAAATCTGTTACAGGGGGATAGCATAACTGATTTAAACGCAGCCTTCCTGATAAATACCGACGATGTAAGGAATGATGCATGCAACCCTCAATTGCCTGAAAAGCTGAAAGCGGCTGCGCTAGCAGCCAACAATATTTCAGGACTGTCGATTCACTCAAAAGTGGGTTTGTGGGATTTCCTAAATCTAACAATTATGATTGTATAAATTTATTGATCAGTTTTCGGGCAATGGTAAAGCCTGGCGGGACAGGAGGCAGATTGTCGAGCTCAAACCAGTCACCCTCGCACAACTCTTTACTATCCAGCTGAAGCTCACCCGACTCATACTCGGCATGGAATCCCAGCATCAGGGAGTGTGGAAATGGCCAGTTCTGGCTGAAACAGTATTCGGGATTCTTAACCTTGATTCCCGTTTCTTCCAGAACCTCTCTGATCACCCCTTCTTCTGCACTCTCTCCGGGCTCAATAAAACCAGCAACGGTGGTAAATACAGGGTTATCACGAACATGGCGATTATGCATGACCAGCAGGACTTCTGGCCCACGATGGACAAGCACAATAATGCAGGGGGAGATTCTGGGATAGTAATGGGCTCTGCAACGACTGCAAACCATCGCCCACTCCCCTGTCTTGCCTTCGCAATCGCTTCCACAGCGACCACAATAACGATGATCCCTTTCGGCGGTAAGAATCTGCAGGCCATGACTGAGCAAAAGTGTCAGCCCCTCATTCTGCAGAGCAAGTACCGACCTGACCGGTGTCTGGTCGGCTTCGGGAACATCTTTCTGGAATGTTACTGCCACCGGCTTACCGTCAAAATGCCCGATCACGACATCATTACATTCACTGAACAGCTGGTTATCGCGCCAGAGCCACTGGTCAGGTTCGGGATGAAACACGCAGCCTTTGCCCACCACCAGCCACAGTTCAGGTTGCAGGTCAGGGTTGCGGCCCATAAGAGGTTTATACATTTGCGTCATAACTAGCCATGATTCATCAAACTGGTTTGTCTGGTTCGATGATAAACCAGTTTTTACTGAAAGCAGGAATCTTCGTCTCCTCATTTCAAAGGTTCGCCTTCCCAGCCGATGACTTCTGTTAGTTATCCACCATGGATCAGAAACATGGATAAAGGCACTCCTCTGTCATTCAGCCATCGCTATTTTTCCGCCACCAGTCGGGTGTTTCTTGGTAATACCGCACTCTGGTATAAACAGGCCATTCTTTTCTTTCTTCTGATCAACCCGATACTGATCTTTACGGTCGGCCCTGCCATTACCGCCTGGATACTGGTGCTCGAATTTATCTTTACGCTGGCCATGGCACTGAAATGCTACCCTTTGCAGCCGGGCGGGCTTCTGGTGCTGGAAGCATTACTGCTTGGTTTAACCGATGTAGAAACGGTCAGGGCTGAAGTTTTTAACAACTTCTCAGTGATCATGTTGCTGATGTTTATGGTGGCAGGCATTTACTACATGAAACATCTGTTGATGTTCGTGTTCACCCGCATTCTGTTATCGGTTCAGTCGAAAACCCTTTTGTCCCTGCTTTTCACTGTGGTCGCTGCCCTGCTTTCTGCTTTTCTGGACGCTTTAACGGTGACCGCAGTACTGATCAGTGTCGGTGTGGGCTTTTATACGGTCTACCACCGGGTCGCTTCCGGCAAAAAGCTTCATGGAAAACACGATCACCATACTGATGAACAGATTAAAGCGCATCATCTGGAAGACCTGATTCAGTTTCGTGCCTTCCTGCGTAGCCTGCTGATGCACAGTGCCGTAGGCACAGCACTTGGCGGAGCCTGCACAATGGTTGGGGAGCCCCAGAATTTATTGATTGCCGAACAGGCTGGCTGGTCGTTTAACGAATTTGTCATGATGATGGCGCCGGTCACCTTCCCGGTGTTTATCGCCGGTCTGTTCACCTGCGTTTTTGTTGAGAAAACCCGTATCTGTGGTTACGGTGCAACCCTTCCGGACAATGTCCGTCTGGTTCTCAACGATTTCCATGACCATGAAAACAAAAAACGTACCGATAAAGACCGGGTCAAGCTGTGGATACAGGCTCTTGTTGCCCTGATACTGGTCATTTCCCTGTCGCTGCATCTTGCCGAAGTGGGCCTGATCGGTTTAATGGTGATTATCCTGGTCACCAGCGGCACCGGCATTATTGAAGAACACCAACTGGGCAAAGCCTTTGAAGAAGCCATGCCATTTACCGCCCTGCTGGTCGTTTTCTTCGGCATTGTCGCCGTTATTGAGAGCCAGCACCTGTTTACACCGCTTATTCACCGGGTGCTGCAGATGGAGGAAAGCGCCCAGACGGGGATGTTCTTCATTGCCAATGGCCTGTTGTCGGTGATCAGCGACAACGTCTTTGTGGCAACGATTTACATTAACGAAGTGAAAGAGGCGTTTGATAACGGACTGATGAGCCGGGCTCATTTTGAAAAGCTGGCCATCGCCATCAATACAGGCACCAACCTTCCCAGTGTGGCAACCCCTAATGGTCAGGCCGCCTTTCTGTTCCTGCTCACCTCTACCCTTGCCCCGCTGTTAAGGCTGTCTTATGGAAAAATGGTCGTGATGGCCCTGCCCTATACCATTGTGCTGAGCATTGTCGGTTATTTCACTGTTATCCGGGTTTAAAAATAGTCATTTGTCGTTCCCGCGTGCGAACAGTGTATCCCCGCCTGCGCGGGGATGACGATAAGGGCGGGGATGACGGTAAGCTGGAAATTAAAGAAGAGAGGTGTCCTGACCAATCTTTTCCTGCTTCTCTCGATGCAACTGCATCTCTTCAGCCGTTGGTTGGATCACCCGGGTCAGAGGGCGCCCTTCAGGCAGGCGGCGAATGGTTGACCCGTCCACATCGTCACCACCAATTCCTCCGAGTAACAGCGATGTCTGTCCACCGGTCATGGCAAGATAGACTTCCGCCAGAATCTCGGAGTCAAGCAATGCCCCGTGAAACACCCGGGAAGAGTTATCAATAAAATACCGTTTGCACAGGGCATCCAGGTTATTTTTCTGTCCCGGATGCTTTTTACGCGCCAGTTCCAGGCTGTCGGTGATGGCGCAGTAGTCTTCAACCTTACCCAGACCCCGCCTGAGCAGTTTGAGTTCATGGTTGAGGAAGTTTACGTCAAAGGTGGCGTTATGGGCGATCATCTCTGAGTCTTTGATGAAGGTCAGAAAATCATCCGCTACTTCATTAAACAGTGGTTTGTCTTTTACAAACTCATTGGTGATACCGTGTACGGCAATAACCTCCGCATCCATCTCTCTTTCAGGGTTGATGTAAACATGGAACGTATTGCCCGTCAGTTTACGGTCGATCATTTCGACACAACCGATTTCAACGATCCGGTGACCACTTTTGGGATCAATACCCGTGGTTTCCGTATCCATAACAATCTGTCTTGCTGCCACTATATTGTCCTGTGAGAAAGTAGTCCTGTGAGAAAGCCCTGTGAGCTATAGCTCCCTTAATATAAGCTTCCTGATTATATCAACCAACGTCAGAGAATTCGCCAGTGTTTGTCTCAGGTTTGCTGCGGGTGGTGGCAAGACCCTTTATGAGTTCTGCATCTATGCAGGATTCCCTCTGGACCGAATCGAAATTTTCTGCCCATAGGAAGCCCGGGTTAATGCCTGAACGGCAGAACGCCCTCCCCGACTGACAAACTCTTCTCTCTGATAACGAACATGACCGAGTGACTGCATAATGCAGCTGAACCCGGTCAGATAACTGGTTCGGTTTTTCTCATTTTCAAAAAGAGCGGCGCGCTGATCAGCCAGTGTCGTACAGGCTGCAGGGTCTTTCGGAAGTTCTGATAAACCGACGCCCAGCTTCCTGCACAACGCCTGGTTTAAAAACATCTCAGCTTCATCCAGTATATTCAGGGATGCCCGGGCATAGTTATCATGCCCCGTGTAGTCCCGGGCCAGATCGGGTTGTTTCTGTACCCGAATCAATGTCCATGCACACTCTTCATAAATTCGCTCAATCCCGGGCTTTTTATCGTACTTAGTTTGGAGTTTTTCCAATATCTCCAGCTCTTCAAAAGGATCATAGAGAGACATTGCAATATTTTTCATCTCTCTGTGAATTTCTTCAGGCCAGTATTGAGGCAGCAATGCAGTCTCACGATTTGATGCCCTGCCAGTGGTTTCTTCTGCCTGTTTCCGGGATTCAGACGACGGTCGTCCGGATGATGATGACGACGGAGTTGTTGCAGCCGCTTCCGCAAAGGAAGGAGTGGATGGTTCTGCAATACTTGAAGGCTCTTTAGTTGTCACAGCAGGAGTAGTTGCAGCAGGAGCCTGTTTACTTCGATGACTTCTCTGAGACTTTTTACTGGTTTTCTTTTTTTGTTTTTGCCGGTTTTAACTGCCTTTCCGGCAGCCAGTCAGGGTCAATCCCCTGTGCATTCAGTCTGGCTGCAACCTCTGGGGGAAGTAAAGACAGGTTCTGTAAATTCTTTATATCTTCACTTTTGGCCTGATAGGCGCGCTGGGATGCTTCTACGATGTCCAGAGCAGGGTTCGGCAGAAAAGTACGGAAAAAATCAACCGCATGGGAAATTGCATCAGCGGCTGCAGCATAGTTACCCCTTGAACAATAAATGTCAGCAGCAACTTTAAAGAGCGAATAAAAATCGCCTGTTGACCGGTTGGCAGCTTCCAGATAGCAATCGGTTGCCTTATCCCTTGGGAAAATATCAGAAAAGGGCTGCATCTGGTGCATAAGTCCTTTGTAGTACCACAGCAACCCCTGATAATAAGGCGAGAAGGATGTTTCAGAAGCGAACCGCTCAGACAACAACTTGTTTAACGCTCTAACTTGTTTTATCCGCTCATTATCATAAACAGTTTCACTTTCATTAATGCGTTTTCTTATAGCCGCTATTTTCCCTTTGGTTCGTAGCTCATGAACTCTTACGGAGACATTGTTTGGCTTAACTCTGGCATCTTTCTCAATAGCCGTTGTAGCGTGTTCGATTGAACTGCGCCTAACAATGGATGACATGATCTCCAGCACGAGTACTTCATAGACTCCCCATAACGGTTTAATCAGGTCAGTGGCAGTACAATCTCCTCCCAGCCGACTGACAAAGAAAGGGAAAGAAGTATCATGACCGGGAAAGTCGGATAACGCACTGCTGCACTTTGTAAGAAACCAGGGCAGCAGGAGGTACCGAAACTGGTCATCACTGTCGCTGTTTATATTTCTGGCTATCCGGATAAGTTCAGGTGTTGGCTCTTTCAGTTTCGGAAGCAGATCCAGCAACCCGAAAGAAAGCGGATCACACATCATCAGCAATATAGTGTCTACAGGCTTTCTATCAATTTTTGTTTTCTCTTCATTCAGATAAGCTCCCCGGTACACTCTGTTGATAAGAGTATACTGGCTGTCACTATCCTGCAGCTCGCCCGGGTACACCGAACACTGGAACCCTTTTACGAAACCCTGTTTTATAAGATGCAATAACCAGACACCCATATAATCATCCAGACTTGCAAGTTTCATACAGCCTCCAAAAATGCGAAGCATATCGACATCTTCATCGCTCCCGGCATTAACCACCCCCTGTATGGTCTGCCAGCGGAATAATAATTCGCTGATCGCTTCAGGAGCAGACTGAGCCACTCTTGTCACCAGCCGGAAGGCTTTTTCCTCATCATCAGGCAACATCGTAGTCGCCAGAAAGAGCAGAGCCCTGGCGTGCTCCGGGCTCTGCTGAATAAAACTGTCAAGCGCCGAATCGGCAAGATCGTCATGAATGGTAAGCTCAGGCTTAAACCACTTAAACAGGCGGTTCATCAGTGCATCTACATCGGATCTTAAACAGTGCCTTCCCTTTTCACGAATAAAATCCATGAACTGTGTGACAGGCTCTTGCTCTGTCGCGGAAGCAGATGGATAAGTTGCAACCAGACGCGCCTCAATGACAGGGGAGTCTGGGCGGACGGAGTCCGATGGGGGAAGGCTCGTTGAAGCCGTTGTTTCCGATGTCTTTTCAAGCTGACGGTTCAGGCCAGTAGCCGTTTCTTTAGTCGTCGATGAAGGTTTGGAAGTGTCGGAACGTGGTGGCTGAAGAGGGGTCGGCTGATCTTTAGGGTCGATATCCATAAGGAGTTTCCATTATTTAATGAACTATCGTGTAATGAGCGAGTCTCAACAGCCTTAAATATCTATATCGCTCATCATGACAATTCTGAAACTCCTCAGGCATCTTTGCTCAGGAACCTGACTGGTTCTTTATTTCCTCAGCACCTCGACACGCCAGCTCATCAGCCATTTCGTTTTCACGGTGACCGGCGTGTCCTTTGACCCACTGCCAGTCCACATCGTGACGCTGGTTCTGGATATCAAGCCGCTGCCACAGATCCTGGTTTTTTACCGGCTTACCCGCAGCGGTTTTCCAGTTCTTGCGTTTCCAGCCCTCTATCCATTTGGTAATACCGTCCCGGACATAAATCGAGTCGGTGGTAATACGCACTTTACAGGGACGGGTCAGGGTTTCCAGACCTACAATGGCGGCCATTAACTCCATACGGTTATTGGTGGTATTGTCTTCACCACCGTATAAACCTTTTTCTGCACTGCCATAACGCAAAACCACTCCCCAGCCACCCGGGCCGGGATTACCTTTACAGGCACCATCGGTAAACAGCTCAACGAGCTTACTCAAACTATCTCTCCAGATTATTTAACAGATTATGACCAGCGCAAAAGCTCAGGATTCTCTACCTGCACTCCCGCCAACACAGGAACTGGTACCGGCAATCGGGTTACTGGCAAAACGACGCCTTACTTCTGACCAGGCCGGACGAATCGGCGTCATGCCAGGCGTTTCACGGGTCGCCACCATCATGTAAAACCCACCCATAGGCAGGTTCCACTGTCGGCAGCGCTGTTCCACCAGCTCCCGGGTCAACCCTTTGGAATGCCGGTCCAGTGGGTGCATATAAGCACCGTAGTTGATTTTCTCAACATTGAAACCCAGCAGGGTCAACCAGTCCCGCATGCGTCCGGGGCTGATAAGGTGTACCCCCTGAAACAGCTGACGATGCTTTGGTGAAACCCAGCGCCAGTAGTTAAGCAGGCTTTTGGGGTTGAAACCGATAACCAGCAGTTTTCCACCGGGAATAATGGTGCGTGCCGCTTCACTGAGCAACCGGTGCGGCCGTTCAGAAAACTCCACAACATGATGCAATAACACCAGATCCAGAGTTCCGGGACTGACAGGCCAGTGAATCGGATCAGCAAGCACAAGGCTGTCACAGTCCGGACAGCTGGCATCGTCCAGAACCCGGGCTAATTCCATGGAAGAGGCCATGGAAGGGTTCAACAGGCTGATATGATTAATCTGACTGGTAGTCAGCAGGCCTGCGCCGGGAGCGATGGTCATCTGGCAG from Endozoicomonas sp. NE40 includes:
- the sohB gene encoding protease SohB — its product is MEAHLEYLAEYGLFLAKALTVIAALVIMIVVVTAVGSKAKKARKGHLEIDKLNDHYKELREGLEHSLLTAEQLKQQAKDKKKKAKAEKAAKKKSSQKEEVAKPRLFVLDFHGDIKASATSSLREEITAVLGIARAEDEVLIRLESGGGLVHSYGLAASQLQRIRDKGIRLTIAVDKVAASGGYMMACTADKILAAPFAVIGSIGVMAQLPNVHRLLKKHDVDIELHTAGEYKRTLTVLGENTEKGREKFKQDMEDTHELFKDFVKSSRDEVTIEDVATGEIWYGQKAIDKNLVDEIKTSDQYIYDQVDSADIIHVAYSMKKGLPEKLGLAAHHALDNTLLKWWERLSSERFH
- the nudC gene encoding NAD(+) diphosphatase produces the protein MYKPLMGRNPDLQPELWLVVGKGCVFHPEPDQWLWRDNQLFSECNDVVIGHFDGKPVAVTFQKDVPEADQTPVRSVLALQNEGLTLLLSHGLQILTAERDHRYCGRCGSDCEGKTGEWAMVCSRCRAHYYPRISPCIIVLVHRGPEVLLVMHNRHVRDNPVFTTVAGFIEPGESAEEGVIREVLEETGIKVKNPEYCFSQNWPFPHSLMLGFHAEYESGELQLDSKELCEGDWFELDNLPPVPPGFTIARKLINKFIQS
- the nhaB gene encoding sodium/proton antiporter NhaB, which translates into the protein MDKGTPLSFSHRYFSATSRVFLGNTALWYKQAILFFLLINPILIFTVGPAITAWILVLEFIFTLAMALKCYPLQPGGLLVLEALLLGLTDVETVRAEVFNNFSVIMLLMFMVAGIYYMKHLLMFVFTRILLSVQSKTLLSLLFTVVAALLSAFLDALTVTAVLISVGVGFYTVYHRVASGKKLHGKHDHHTDEQIKAHHLEDLIQFRAFLRSLLMHSAVGTALGGACTMVGEPQNLLIAEQAGWSFNEFVMMMAPVTFPVFIAGLFTCVFVEKTRICGYGATLPDNVRLVLNDFHDHENKKRTDKDRVKLWIQALVALILVISLSLHLAEVGLIGLMVIILVTSGTGIIEEHQLGKAFEEAMPFTALLVVFFGIVAVIESQHLFTPLIHRVLQMEESAQTGMFFIANGLLSVISDNVFVATIYINEVKEAFDNGLMSRAHFEKLAIAINTGTNLPSVATPNGQAAFLFLLTSTLAPLLRLSYGKMVVMALPYTIVLSIVGYFTVIRV
- the dnaQ gene encoding DNA polymerase III subunit epsilon — encoded protein: MAARQIVMDTETTGIDPKSGHRIVEIGCVEMIDRKLTGNTFHVYINPEREMDAEVIAVHGITNEFVKDKPLFNEVADDFLTFIKDSEMIAHNATFDVNFLNHELKLLRRGLGKVEDYCAITDSLELARKKHPGQKNNLDALCKRYFIDNSSRVFHGALLDSEILAEVYLAMTGGQTSLLLGGIGGDDVDGSTIRRLPEGRPLTRVIQPTAEEMQLHREKQEKIGQDTSLL
- the rnhA gene encoding ribonuclease HI; protein product: MSKLVELFTDGACKGNPGPGGWGVVLRYGSAEKGLYGGEDNTTNNRMELMAAIVGLETLTRPCKVRITTDSIYVRDGITKWIEGWKRKNWKTAAGKPVKNQDLWQRLDIQNQRHDVDWQWVKGHAGHRENEMADELACRGAEEIKNQSGS
- a CDS encoding class I SAM-dependent methyltransferase; this encodes MLRFKRAEKTSFNERLLALHRWLQSGEGDYLLKAERRQLEQELHYIFGYHACQMTIAPGAGLLTTSQINHISLLNPSMASSMELARVLDDASCPDCDSLVLADPIHWPVSPGTLDLVLLHHVVEFSERPHRLLSEAARTIIPGGKLLVIGFNPKSLLNYWRWVSPKHRQLFQGVHLISPGRMRDWLTLLGFNVEKINYGAYMHPLDRHSKGLTRELVEQRCRQWNLPMGGFYMMVATRETPGMTPIRPAWSEVRRRFASNPIAGTSSCVGGSAGRES